Within Paenibacillus albicereus, the genomic segment GCTACGCGGGGCTCGAGGGCGGAGACATGTTCTACTTCCCGTCGTTCTCTTCCAAGAAGATCGTCTACAAGGGCATGCTGACGACCGAGCAGGTGCGCTCGTTCTACGTCGACCTGAACGACGAGGCGATGGAGACGGCGATCGCGCTCGTCCACTCCCGCTTCAGCACCAACACGTTCCCGAGCTGGGAGCGCGCGCACCCGTACCGCTACCTGATCCACAACGGCGAGATCAACACGCTGCGCGGCAACGTCAACTGGATGCACGCGCGCCAGTCGCTGTTCGCCTCCGAGCTGTTCGGCGAGGACCTGGACAAGATCAAGCCGATCATCAATCCGGACGGCTCCGATACGGCGATGTTCGACAACACGCTGGAGTTCCTGTATCTGGCCGGCCGCTCGCTGCCGCATGTGGCGATGATGATGGTGCCGGAGCCGTGGTCCAACCACGAGGACATGAGCCCGGAGAAAAAGGCGTTCTATGAGTACCACAGCTGCCTGATGGAGCCGTGGGACGGACCGGCCGCGATGGCGTTCACCGACGGCACGCAGATCGGCGCCGTGCTCGACCGCAACGGCTTGCGTCCAGCACGCTACTACGTCACCAAGGACGACGTCATCATCCTCGGCTCCGAGGCCGGCACCGTGCCGGTGGAGCCGGAGAACATCCTGTACAAGGACCGCCTGCGTCCGGGCCGCATGCTGCTCGTCGACACCAGGGAAGGCCGCATCGTCTCCGACGAGGAGGTCAAGGACCTCATCGCCTCGGAAAAGCCGTACCAGCAGTGGCTGGACGACAACCTGATCAGCCTGGTCGACCTGCCGGACGCACCGGAGCTGCCGGAGCTCGAGCACGCGACCGTGCAGCAGCGCCAGCAGTCGTTCGGCTACACATTCGAGGACCTGCGCAAGGTGCTGGAGCCGATGGCGTCCTCCGGCGTGGAGCCGGTCGGCTCGATGGGCTACGACTCGCCGCTGGCCGTCCTGTCCGAGCGTCCGCAGCGGCTGTACAGCTACTTCAAGCAGCTGTTCGCCCAGGTGACCAATCCGCCGATCGACGCGATCCGCGAGGAGATCATCACAGCGACCGGCACGTCGCTCGGACCGGAGCGCAACCTGCTCCATCCGGAGCCGGAGAGCGCGCGCCAGATCCGCCTCGACTCGCCGATCCTCTCCAACGAGGAGTTCGCCAAGCTGCGCCACGTGCGCCGTCCGGGCTTCAAGTCGATCACGCTGCCGATCTTCTTCCCGGCGGACGGAGGAGAGGCCGGCCTGCGCAAGGCGCTGCAGACGATGTGCGACGCGGCCGACCGCGTCATCGCCAAGGGGCATAACGTGCTCATCCTGTCCGACTTCGGCTCCGACAAGGACAATTGCCCGATCCCGGCGCTGCTCGCCGTATCGAGCCTGCATCACCATCTGATCCGCGAGGGCACCCGTACCCGCGTCAGCCTGCTGCTGGAGTCGGGCGAGCCGCGCGAGGTGCATCACTTCGCGCTGCTGCTCGGCTACGGCGTGAGCGCGATCAACCCGTACCTGGCGTTCGAGACGCTCGACGACATGATCCGCCAGGGCATGCTGCGCGGCGTGACGCACGACAAGGCCGTCAAGAACTTCATCAAGGCGGCGACCAAGGGCGTGCTCAAGATCCTGTCTAAGATGGGCATCTCCACGATCCAGTCGTACCGCGGCGCGCAGATTTTCGAGGCGGTCGGACTCCAGGAGTCGGTCATCGACAAGTACTTCACCTGGACGCCATCGCGCATCGGCGGCATCGGTCTCGACATCATCGCCCAGGAGGCGCTGCGGCCTCATCTGCGCGCCTATGCCGAGCAGCAGGGCGGCGAGCGCGAGCTCGACTCCGGCGGCGAGTACCAGTGGCGCAAGGACGGAGAGGACCATCTGTTCAGCCCGCAGACGATCCACACGCTGCAGATGGCTTCCCGCGCGGACGACTACAAGCTATACAAGAAGTTCTCGCATCTCGTCCAGGGCGAGGACCGCAAGTTCATGACGCTACGCTCGCTGCTCGACTTCAAGAAGGACCGCCAGCCGGTGCCGATCGACGAGGTCGAGAGCGTCGAGGCGATCATGAAGCGGTTCAAGTCCGGCGCGATGAGCTTCGGCTCCATCTCCAAGGAAGCGCACGAGAGCCTTGCGATCGCCATGAACCGCATCGGCGGCAAGTCCAATACGGGCGAGGGCGGCGAGGATCCGGCGCGCTTCATTCCGGATGCCAACGGCGATTCGCGCCGCAGCGCGATCAAGCAGGTCGCCTCGGGACGGTTCGGCGTGACGAGCCACTATCTCGTCAACGCCGACGAGATCCAGATCAAGATGGCGCAGGGCGCCAAGCCGGGCGAGGGCGGACAGCTTCCGGGCCGCAAGGTGTACCCGTGGGTCGCCGAGGTGCGCGGCTCCACGCCGGGCGTCGGCCTCATCTCGCCGCCGCCGCATCATGACATCTACTCCATCGAGGATCTCGCGGAGCTGATCCATGACCTCAAGAACGCCAACCCGCGCGCCCGCATCAACGTCAA encodes:
- the gltB gene encoding glutamate synthase large subunit, which translates into the protein MNRKMTGLPPKQGLYDPQFEKDACGMGFVANIKGAKSHTIIRQALTVLENMEHRGGQGSEPNTGDGAGIMLQIPHGFFKRELSRQAIELPAEGGYAVGMLFLPQDAAVRESLESKLEAIIAEEGQSVIGWRTVPTDDAKLGESALKAKPYVRQVFVSRDAALADELAFERKLYVIRKRAELAIRYAGLEGGDMFYFPSFSSKKIVYKGMLTTEQVRSFYVDLNDEAMETAIALVHSRFSTNTFPSWERAHPYRYLIHNGEINTLRGNVNWMHARQSLFASELFGEDLDKIKPIINPDGSDTAMFDNTLEFLYLAGRSLPHVAMMMVPEPWSNHEDMSPEKKAFYEYHSCLMEPWDGPAAMAFTDGTQIGAVLDRNGLRPARYYVTKDDVIILGSEAGTVPVEPENILYKDRLRPGRMLLVDTREGRIVSDEEVKDLIASEKPYQQWLDDNLISLVDLPDAPELPELEHATVQQRQQSFGYTFEDLRKVLEPMASSGVEPVGSMGYDSPLAVLSERPQRLYSYFKQLFAQVTNPPIDAIREEIITATGTSLGPERNLLHPEPESARQIRLDSPILSNEEFAKLRHVRRPGFKSITLPIFFPADGGEAGLRKALQTMCDAADRVIAKGHNVLILSDFGSDKDNCPIPALLAVSSLHHHLIREGTRTRVSLLLESGEPREVHHFALLLGYGVSAINPYLAFETLDDMIRQGMLRGVTHDKAVKNFIKAATKGVLKILSKMGISTIQSYRGAQIFEAVGLQESVIDKYFTWTPSRIGGIGLDIIAQEALRPHLRAYAEQQGGERELDSGGEYQWRKDGEDHLFSPQTIHTLQMASRADDYKLYKKFSHLVQGEDRKFMTLRSLLDFKKDRQPVPIDEVESVEAIMKRFKSGAMSFGSISKEAHESLAIAMNRIGGKSNTGEGGEDPARFIPDANGDSRRSAIKQVASGRFGVTSHYLVNADEIQIKMAQGAKPGEGGQLPGRKVYPWVAEVRGSTPGVGLISPPPHHDIYSIEDLAELIHDLKNANPRARINVKLVSEVGVGTIAAGVAKGRADVILVSGYDGGTGASPMNSMRHAGLPWELGLAETHQTLMLNNLRDRVVVETDGKIMNGRDLAIATLLGAEEYGFSTAPLVVLGCVMMRVCQLDTCPVGVATQNPELRKKFMGDPSHVVNYMRFVALEMREYMAELGFRTINDMVGRVDVLEAKELLDHYKLRGIDLAPLLHQPEVPQDAVRYNVQQQNHGLELSLDMQSLLPAAQGALERGEPVKATFPICNTNRVVGTILGSEVTSRYGAKGLPEDTIQMHFVGSAGQSFGAFVPKGITLSLEGDSNDYVGKGLSGGKIIVAPSPKATFAAENNVIIGNTAFYGATGGEAYIRGIAGERFAVRNSGVKVVVEGTGDHGCEYMTGGRVVVLGGTGRNFAAGMSGGVAYVLDENRSFYKHVNLEMVLLERVEDEADVRELRSLIENHVRYTGSAIGDRVLANWEQSLGDFVRVIPKDYKRMLEQIRHAEEEQGLKGDEALLAAFEANMRELARVGGN